A window of Lysobacter terrestris contains these coding sequences:
- a CDS encoding ATP-binding protein, translated as MQLFERDSLLGTLERLLHEAADGAGRVVFVGGEAGIGKTCLATALRDRRGAAGLWWGACDALQTPHPLAPLHDIARAQPVRFKPLLAQEGGRAPLFEAVLAELQAATAPTLFVVEDAHWADEATLDLLKFLGRRLEQLRCLLLVTYRDDEVTAQHPLRRLMGELPAARVTRLQVPRLSADAVEAMAKGALRAHDGLHALTRGNPFFVSELLQHGMDGVPQGVQDLVLARFARLGPMAQQVMQLASIVPRRIDDWLMQDVLAPPLAAIEECLDAGLLVADGDRQALAFRHELARVAIEQSLSRLRAQELHVQVLAALAHAEPARVSLAWRVHHADRARDAAAVLQLAPDAALEAQRRGAHLEAAAHLRTALAYAGQQPDPVRAVLLDRLAYESYLTDRIEDALVARHAARELWRRMGDRLKEGDAIRWLSRLSWYNGQTAVAEAHADEAISVLAALPPGRELAMAYSNRAQLHMLQGESADAVALGTRALALAVELGDVEIQANALNNIGTARLDAGDEAGRAELEQSLALALAGGFEEHAARAYVNLSFDAVMLMRFPVALAWLERGIAYCDARDLDAWARYMSAYQAAAWFALGEWQRAADQAALVLQAPNLAPINRIVALTVLAHVRVRRGDPDAPPLLDEALQLALPTRSLLRFGPVIAAQVEAARLRDDHAACMAAIAPLATLEHRSGYRSWVLAEIDCQLRLAGIPHAPAEHCPPPFALQFAGHWREAADAWRALGCPYETARALAAGDAPAQREALAAFERLGAAPIVERLRRELRESGVRGVPRGQRATTQANPHALTEREVEVLRLLCDGLRNAQIAQRLSRSVRTVDHHVAAIFAKLGVSTRTEAMAAALAAGLHPQK; from the coding sequence ATGCAACTGTTCGAACGCGATTCGCTGCTGGGCACCCTGGAGCGGCTGCTGCACGAGGCAGCGGACGGCGCCGGCCGGGTCGTGTTCGTCGGCGGCGAAGCCGGCATCGGCAAGACCTGCCTGGCCACCGCCCTGCGCGACCGCCGCGGCGCCGCCGGCCTGTGGTGGGGCGCCTGCGACGCACTGCAGACCCCGCACCCGCTCGCGCCGCTGCACGACATCGCGCGCGCCCAGCCGGTCCGCTTCAAGCCGCTGCTGGCGCAGGAGGGCGGGCGCGCCCCGCTGTTCGAAGCCGTGCTGGCCGAACTGCAGGCAGCCACGGCACCGACCCTGTTCGTGGTCGAAGACGCGCACTGGGCCGACGAGGCGACCCTGGACCTGCTCAAGTTCCTCGGCCGGCGCCTGGAGCAGCTGCGTTGCCTGCTGCTGGTGACCTATCGCGACGACGAGGTCACCGCGCAGCATCCGCTGCGCCGGCTGATGGGCGAACTGCCCGCGGCGCGGGTGACGCGGCTGCAGGTGCCGCGCCTGTCCGCCGACGCGGTCGAAGCCATGGCGAAGGGCGCGCTGCGTGCGCACGACGGCTTGCACGCGCTGACCCGGGGCAATCCGTTCTTCGTCAGCGAACTGCTCCAGCACGGCATGGACGGCGTGCCGCAGGGCGTGCAGGACCTGGTCCTCGCGCGCTTCGCCAGGCTCGGCCCGATGGCGCAGCAGGTGATGCAACTGGCCTCGATCGTGCCGCGGCGCATCGACGACTGGCTGATGCAGGACGTGCTGGCGCCGCCGTTGGCCGCGATCGAGGAGTGCCTGGACGCCGGGCTGCTGGTCGCCGATGGCGATCGCCAGGCGCTGGCGTTCCGGCACGAACTGGCGCGCGTGGCGATCGAGCAGTCGCTGTCGCGGCTGCGCGCGCAGGAACTGCACGTGCAGGTGCTGGCCGCGCTCGCGCACGCCGAACCCGCGCGCGTGTCGCTGGCCTGGCGCGTGCACCACGCCGACCGCGCCCGCGACGCCGCGGCGGTGCTGCAGCTCGCACCGGACGCCGCACTGGAAGCACAGCGGCGCGGTGCGCACCTGGAAGCGGCGGCGCACCTGCGCACCGCGCTCGCCTACGCCGGGCAACAGCCCGATCCGGTGCGCGCCGTGCTGCTGGACCGGCTTGCCTACGAGAGCTACCTCACCGACCGCATCGAGGACGCGCTCGTCGCGCGCCACGCCGCGCGCGAGTTGTGGCGGCGCATGGGCGATCGCCTGAAGGAAGGCGATGCGATCCGCTGGCTGTCGCGCCTGTCCTGGTACAACGGCCAGACCGCGGTGGCCGAAGCGCATGCCGACGAGGCCATCTCCGTGCTCGCCGCGCTGCCGCCCGGCCGCGAACTGGCGATGGCGTACAGCAACCGCGCGCAGTTGCACATGCTGCAGGGCGAAAGCGCCGACGCCGTCGCCCTGGGCACGCGCGCCCTGGCGCTGGCGGTGGAGCTGGGCGACGTGGAGATCCAGGCCAACGCCCTCAACAACATCGGCACCGCGCGCCTCGATGCCGGCGACGAAGCCGGCCGCGCCGAACTCGAGCAGAGCCTCGCGCTCGCCCTCGCCGGCGGCTTCGAGGAACACGCCGCGCGCGCGTACGTGAACCTCTCGTTCGATGCGGTGATGCTGATGCGCTTCCCGGTGGCGCTGGCCTGGCTCGAACGCGGCATCGCCTACTGCGATGCGCGCGACCTCGATGCGTGGGCGCGCTACATGTCGGCGTACCAGGCCGCGGCATGGTTCGCACTGGGCGAGTGGCAACGCGCCGCCGACCAGGCGGCGCTGGTGCTGCAGGCGCCCAACCTCGCGCCGATCAACCGCATCGTCGCACTCACGGTGCTCGCGCACGTGCGCGTGCGCCGCGGCGATCCCGACGCGCCGCCGCTGCTCGACGAAGCCCTGCAACTCGCGCTGCCCACGCGCTCGCTGCTGCGGTTCGGCCCGGTCATCGCCGCGCAGGTCGAAGCCGCGCGCCTGCGCGACGACCACGCCGCCTGCATGGCGGCGATCGCGCCGCTCGCCACGCTCGAACACCGCTCCGGGTACCGCAGTTGGGTGCTGGCGGAAATCGACTGCCAGCTGCGGTTGGCGGGCATCCCGCACGCACCCGCCGAGCACTGCCCGCCGCCGTTCGCGCTGCAGTTCGCCGGCCACTGGCGCGAGGCGGCGGACGCGTGGCGCGCGCTGGGTTGTCCGTACGAAACAGCGCGTGCGCTCGCCGCAGGCGACGCGCCGGCGCAACGCGAGGCGCTGGCCGCGTTCGAACGCCTGGGCGCTGCACCTATCGTGGAACGGTTGCGCCGTGAACTGCGCGAATCCGGCGTGCGCGGCGTGCCGCGCGGGCAGCGCGCTACCACCCAGGCCAACCCGCACGCCCTCACCGAACGCGAGGTCGAGGTGCTGCGCCTGCTCTGCGACGGCCTGCGCAACGCGCAGATCGCGCAGCGCCTGTCGCGCTCGGTGCGCACGGTCGACCACCATGTCGCCGCCATCTTCGCCAAGCTCGGCGTGAGCACCCGCACCGAAGCGATGGCCGCTGCGCTGGCCGCCGGCCTGCACCCGCAAAAATAG
- a CDS encoding DUF4242 domain-containing protein produces MKSFSLKSMRALAGIAVYGAAMSGLALAGTADATATNHRYVIQRTFPQGALAGLDAATKAKVNQNNARYGVKWLMSFANGDKTKTFCIYEGPTENAIREAAKANHLPVDSITEVPVTLEAK; encoded by the coding sequence ATGAAATCCTTTTCGCTGAAGTCCATGCGGGCACTGGCCGGCATTGCCGTGTACGGCGCGGCGATGTCCGGCCTGGCCCTGGCCGGCACGGCCGATGCCACCGCGACCAACCACCGCTACGTCATCCAGCGCACCTTCCCGCAGGGCGCGCTCGCCGGCCTGGATGCGGCCACCAAGGCGAAGGTGAACCAGAACAACGCCCGCTACGGCGTGAAGTGGCTGATGTCCTTCGCCAACGGCGACAAGACCAAGACCTTCTGCATCTACGAAGGCCCGACCGAGAACGCCATCCGCGAAGCGGCAAAGGCGAACCACCTGCCGGTGGATTCGATCACCGAAGTGCCGGTCACGCTGGAAGCCAAGTAA
- a CDS encoding DUF4242 domain-containing protein gives MPRYIIERNFPDGLHIPVNDTGAQACLGVVDANARDGVTWVHSYVNTDKSKTFCVYDGPSPEAIRRAAGSTNLPIERITEVRVLDPYFYR, from the coding sequence ATGCCCCGCTACATCATCGAACGCAATTTCCCCGACGGCCTGCACATCCCGGTGAACGACACCGGCGCACAGGCCTGCCTCGGCGTCGTCGACGCCAATGCCCGCGACGGCGTCACCTGGGTGCACTCCTACGTGAACACCGACAAGAGCAAGACGTTCTGCGTCTACGACGGCCCCAGCCCCGAGGCGATCCGCCGCGCGGCCGGCAGCACCAACCTGCCGATCGAGCGCATCACCGAGGTGCGGGTGCTCGATCCGTACTTCTACCGCTGA
- the mddA gene encoding methanethiol S-methyltransferase, producing the protein MSRLLALLYGAVSYAVFLVTFLYAIPFVAGFGVPKHIDNGDPAPFLVALGIDLALLGLFAVQHSGMARPAFKRWWTRFVPAPIERSTFVLVSSAVLALLFWQWRPLPQPVWNVDAAALRGTLLALSALGWLLVLSSTFLINHFDLFGLRQVWFHARQRKAMDEPFVTRAFYRIVRHPLMLGFLIAFWATPTMTLGHLLFAAMTTGYILVAVKFLEERDLVALYGDTYRDYQRRVPMLLPWPKRQRTDAATSTATPQPTRH; encoded by the coding sequence ATGTCCCGCCTGCTTGCCCTGCTGTACGGCGCCGTGTCCTACGCGGTGTTCCTGGTGACCTTCCTGTACGCCATTCCCTTCGTCGCCGGCTTCGGCGTGCCCAAGCACATCGACAACGGCGACCCGGCGCCCTTCCTGGTGGCGCTCGGCATCGACCTGGCGCTGCTCGGGCTGTTCGCCGTGCAGCACAGCGGCATGGCGCGGCCCGCGTTCAAGCGCTGGTGGACGCGCTTCGTGCCGGCGCCGATCGAACGCAGCACCTTCGTGCTGGTCAGCAGCGCGGTGCTGGCGCTGCTGTTCTGGCAGTGGCGGCCGTTGCCGCAACCGGTCTGGAACGTCGATGCCGCCGCGCTGCGCGGAACCTTGCTCGCCCTGTCCGCGCTGGGCTGGCTGCTGGTGTTGTCGAGCACCTTCCTCATCAACCACTTCGACCTGTTCGGCCTGCGCCAGGTGTGGTTCCACGCACGCCAGCGCAAGGCGATGGACGAGCCCTTCGTCACCCGCGCGTTCTATCGCATCGTGCGGCATCCGTTGATGCTGGGCTTCCTGATCGCGTTCTGGGCCACGCCGACGATGACGCTGGGGCACCTGCTGTTCGCGGCGATGACCACGGGCTACATCCTGGTCGCAGTGAAGTTCCTCGAGGAACGCGATCTGGTCGCGCTGTACGGCGACACCTACCGCGACTACCAGCGCCGCGTGCCGATGCTGCTGCCGTGGCCGAAGCGGCAGCGCACCGACGCCGCGACCTCCACGGCCACGCCGCAGCCCACCCGGCACTGA
- a CDS encoding flavin monoamine oxidase family protein, giving the protein MARTPLFSLLQRAARIARASTRVPVAPGEFHERGAALRVDAQRRRLLQGTGAALLLSGCAHVPAPVTARGDEVAIVGAGIAGLTAAWRLRQAGVRVRLYEAQGRVGGRMLSLRNHFPDGQVVELGGELIDTGHLRIRTLAAELGLVLDDLPDGDIATDTWHFDGRAIGEREIVEAFVPVAQLIERDVATLGDGELDHRDGNPAFHALDALSIAQWLDRNGVQGWLRKLIDVAYTTEMGLETDQQSALNLLTFIGTQDADAFAVFGESDERFHVRGGNDLIVQRLGERLDDALETGNVLEAVAARGDGYVLSFRNGAASREVVARQVILALPFTLLRDVRIEVPLPAHKRRAIDTLAYGSNAKLMIGFDRRVWRAHGANGASMSDLPYQTTWETSRKQPGASGVLTNFTGGNHGRALGDGSAKQQADVAVAALERVFPGLAAARTGVREARMHWSSQPWVRGSYACFRPGDWSSLRGAMGEAVAGLHFAGEHCALETQGFMEGGCESGESAARGVLAQRGLGRFPFARLRKIAATA; this is encoded by the coding sequence ATGGCCCGTACGCCGTTGTTTTCCCTGTTGCAGCGCGCCGCGCGCATCGCGCGTGCGTCGACCCGCGTGCCCGTCGCTCCCGGTGAATTCCACGAACGGGGCGCCGCGTTGCGCGTGGACGCGCAGCGGCGGCGCCTGCTGCAGGGCACCGGCGCCGCCCTGCTGCTGTCGGGCTGCGCGCACGTGCCTGCGCCGGTGACGGCGCGCGGCGACGAAGTGGCCATCGTCGGCGCCGGCATCGCCGGATTGACCGCCGCATGGCGGCTGCGGCAGGCCGGCGTGCGCGTGCGCCTGTATGAGGCGCAGGGGCGCGTGGGCGGGCGCATGCTGAGCCTGCGCAACCACTTCCCCGATGGCCAGGTGGTCGAACTGGGCGGTGAACTGATCGACACCGGCCACCTGCGCATCCGCACGCTCGCGGCGGAACTGGGCCTCGTGCTCGACGACCTGCCCGACGGCGACATCGCCACCGACACCTGGCATTTCGACGGCCGCGCCATCGGTGAGCGCGAGATCGTCGAAGCCTTCGTGCCGGTCGCGCAGCTGATCGAACGCGATGTCGCCACGCTCGGCGATGGCGAGCTCGACCATCGCGATGGCAATCCGGCGTTCCATGCCCTGGACGCGCTGTCGATCGCGCAATGGCTGGATCGCAATGGCGTGCAGGGCTGGCTGCGCAAGCTGATCGACGTGGCCTACACCACCGAGATGGGCCTGGAGACCGACCAGCAGTCCGCCCTCAACCTGCTGACCTTCATCGGCACGCAGGATGCGGATGCGTTCGCGGTCTTCGGCGAGAGCGACGAGCGCTTCCACGTGCGCGGCGGCAATGACCTGATCGTGCAGCGCCTGGGCGAACGCCTGGACGACGCGCTCGAGACCGGCAACGTGCTGGAAGCGGTGGCCGCGCGCGGTGACGGCTACGTGCTGTCGTTCCGCAACGGCGCCGCGTCGCGCGAGGTGGTGGCGCGGCAGGTGATCCTGGCGCTGCCCTTCACCCTGCTGCGCGACGTGCGCATCGAGGTGCCGTTGCCCGCGCACAAGCGCCGCGCGATCGACACGCTCGCCTACGGCAGCAACGCCAAGCTGATGATCGGCTTCGATCGCCGCGTCTGGCGTGCGCACGGCGCCAACGGTGCATCGATGAGCGACCTGCCGTACCAGACCACGTGGGAAACCTCGCGCAAGCAACCCGGCGCGAGCGGCGTGCTGACCAACTTCACCGGCGGCAACCACGGCCGTGCGCTGGGCGACGGCAGCGCGAAGCAGCAGGCCGACGTCGCGGTCGCGGCACTGGAACGGGTCTTTCCCGGCCTCGCCGCGGCGCGCACCGGCGTACGCGAGGCGCGCATGCACTGGTCGTCGCAGCCGTGGGTGCGCGGCAGCTATGCCTGCTTCCGGCCGGGCGACTGGTCGTCGCTGCGCGGGGCGATGGGGGAAGCGGTGGCCGGCCTGCATTTCGCCGGCGAACACTGCGCGCTGGAGACGCAGGGCTTCATGGAAGGCGGTTGCGAATCCGGCGAGAGCGCCGCGCGCGGGGTGCTGGCGCAGCGCGGCCTGGGGCGGTTCCCGTTCGCGCGCCTGCGCAAGATCGCGGCGACCGCCTGA
- the groL gene encoding chaperonin GroEL (60 kDa chaperone family; promotes refolding of misfolded polypeptides especially under stressful conditions; forms two stacked rings of heptamers to form a barrel-shaped 14mer; ends can be capped by GroES; misfolded proteins enter the barrel where they are refolded when GroES binds), whose protein sequence is MAAKEIRFGEDARTKMLRGVNVLANAVKATLGPKGRNVVLEKSYGAPTITKDGVSVAKEIELSDKFENMGAQMVKEVASKTSDNAGDGTTTATVLAQALIREGMKAVAAGMNPMDLKRGIDKAVTEAVGELKKLSKPSSTSKEIAQVGTISANSDANIGDLIAQAMDKVGKEGVITVEDGSGLDNELDVVEGMQFDRGYLSPYFINNQQSMQAELDDPFILLHDKKISNVRELLPVLEGVAKAGKPLLIVAEEVEGEALATLVVNTIRGIVKVCAVKAPGFGDRRKAMLEDMAVLTGGTVISEEVGLQLEKATIKDLGRAKKVQVSKENTTIIDGAGEHAGIEARIKQIKAQIEETSSDYDREKLQERVAKLAGGVAVIKVGAATEVEMKEKKARVEDALHATRAAVEEGIVPGGGVALLRAKAAIAGLKGINEDQNHGIAIALRAMEAPLREIVTNAGEEPSVILNKVIEGKGAFGYNAATGEYVDMLEAGILDPTKVTRTALQNAASIAGLMITTEAMVAELPKKDEPAMPGAGGMGGMGGMDF, encoded by the coding sequence ATGGCTGCCAAGGAAATCCGTTTCGGCGAAGACGCGCGCACCAAGATGCTGCGCGGCGTCAACGTCCTCGCCAATGCCGTCAAGGCCACCCTCGGCCCGAAGGGCCGCAACGTCGTGCTCGAGAAGAGCTACGGTGCCCCGACCATCACCAAGGACGGCGTGTCCGTCGCCAAGGAAATCGAACTGTCCGACAAGTTCGAGAACATGGGCGCGCAGATGGTCAAGGAAGTCGCTTCCAAGACCTCCGACAACGCCGGTGACGGCACCACCACCGCCACCGTGCTGGCGCAGGCGCTGATCCGCGAAGGCATGAAGGCGGTCGCCGCCGGCATGAACCCGATGGACCTCAAGCGCGGCATCGACAAGGCCGTGACCGAAGCCGTGGGCGAGCTGAAGAAGCTCTCCAAGCCGTCCTCGACCTCGAAGGAAATCGCCCAGGTCGGCACCATCTCCGCGAACAGCGACGCCAACATCGGCGACCTGATCGCGCAGGCGATGGACAAGGTCGGCAAGGAAGGCGTGATCACCGTCGAAGACGGCTCGGGCCTGGACAACGAACTCGACGTCGTCGAGGGCATGCAGTTCGACCGCGGCTACCTGTCGCCGTACTTCATCAACAACCAGCAGTCGATGCAGGCCGAACTGGATGATCCGTTCATCCTGCTGCACGACAAGAAGATCTCCAACGTGCGCGAGCTGCTGCCCGTGCTCGAAGGCGTCGCCAAGGCCGGCAAGCCGCTGCTGATCGTCGCCGAAGAAGTGGAAGGCGAAGCCCTCGCCACCCTCGTCGTCAACACCATCCGCGGCATCGTCAAGGTCTGCGCCGTCAAGGCCCCGGGCTTCGGCGACCGTCGCAAGGCGATGCTGGAAGACATGGCCGTCCTCACCGGCGGCACCGTGATCTCCGAGGAAGTCGGCCTGCAGCTCGAGAAGGCCACGATCAAGGACCTCGGCCGCGCGAAGAAGGTGCAGGTCTCCAAGGAAAACACCACCATCATCGACGGCGCCGGCGAACACGCCGGTATCGAAGCCCGCATCAAGCAGATCAAGGCGCAGATCGAAGAGACCTCTTCGGACTACGACCGCGAGAAGCTGCAGGAACGCGTGGCCAAGCTGGCTGGCGGCGTCGCCGTCATCAAGGTCGGCGCGGCTACCGAAGTCGAGATGAAGGAAAAGAAGGCACGCGTTGAAGACGCGCTGCACGCCACCCGCGCTGCCGTCGAAGAAGGCATCGTCCCGGGCGGCGGCGTCGCGCTGCTGCGCGCCAAGGCTGCGATCGCCGGCCTGAAGGGCATCAACGAAGACCAGAACCACGGCATCGCGATTGCGCTTCGCGCCATGGAAGCCCCGCTGCGCGAAATCGTGACCAACGCCGGCGAAGAGCCGTCGGTCATCCTCAACAAGGTGATCGAAGGCAAGGGCGCGTTCGGCTACAACGCCGCTACCGGCGAATACGTCGACATGCTCGAAGCCGGCATCCTGGACCCGACCAAGGTCACCCGCACCGCACTGCAGAACGCCGCGTCGATCGCCGGTCTGATGATCACGACCGAAGCGATGGTCGCCGAGCTGCCGAAGAAGGACGAACCGGCGATGCCGGGCGCCGGCGGCATGGGTGGCATGGGCGGCATGGATTTCTGA
- the groES gene encoding co-chaperone GroES, with the protein MNIKPLFDRVVIKRMEEEKLSAGGIVIPDSATEKPIKGEVVAVGDGKVFDNGNVRAPKVKVGDKVLFGKYSGTEVKLDGTEYLVVKEDDIFAVIV; encoded by the coding sequence ATGAACATCAAGCCGCTGTTCGACCGCGTGGTCATCAAGCGCATGGAAGAAGAAAAGCTGTCCGCGGGCGGCATCGTGATCCCGGACTCGGCCACCGAGAAGCCGATCAAGGGTGAAGTCGTCGCCGTCGGCGACGGCAAGGTCTTCGACAACGGCAACGTCCGCGCGCCGAAGGTCAAGGTCGGCGACAAGGTCCTGTTCGGCAAGTACAGCGGCACCGAAGTGAAGCTCGACGGCACCGAATACCTGGTGGTGAAGGAAGACGACATCTTCGCGGTCATCGTCTGA
- a CDS encoding helix-turn-helix transcriptional regulator: MTPQQRIRLARRHAGLSQSALAGAIGVQRSAVSHWETNNGKHPSVTHMREVALACGVQFEWLATGRGKMSLSSDTALDSVAAADALLIEDPIELRLILAFRDAPTRSRAPLVEVVEQLASLRTGRKIGSAR; the protein is encoded by the coding sequence ATGACCCCCCAGCAACGGATCCGCCTGGCCCGGCGCCACGCCGGCCTGTCCCAGTCCGCCCTCGCCGGCGCCATCGGCGTGCAACGCAGCGCGGTCAGCCACTGGGAAACCAACAACGGCAAGCACCCCAGCGTGACCCACATGCGCGAGGTCGCCCTCGCCTGCGGGGTGCAGTTCGAATGGCTGGCGACCGGGCGCGGCAAGATGAGCCTGTCCAGCGATACCGCGCTGGACTCGGTCGCCGCCGCCGACGCACTGCTGATCGAAGACCCGATCGAACTGCGCCTGATCCTCGCCTTCCGCGACGCCCCCACCCGCTCGCGCGCGCCCCTGGTGGAAGTGGTGGAGCAACTCGCCTCGCTGCGCACCGGGCGCAAGATCGGCAGCGCGCGCTAG